The following coding sequences lie in one Salmo salar chromosome ssa13, Ssal_v3.1, whole genome shotgun sequence genomic window:
- the aurkaip1 gene encoding small ribosomal subunit protein mS38, with product MFISRVAPRLSLLCRATGALQTPVQSLRGSLLPVFPACCSSLNGKPRNYGTAADNTQPPQPWVALEPELEEFLVPRNLSVSPLESWLSLHYSLPPLLEAPQPLEEGDVMVDTKVLPPFAVPLLEEGDGSVTPLSCKNVLEIRRRKMNRHKYKKLLKRTKFLRRRVLEGRRKKKQKRFEKDLQRIWMRAGLKKAPEGWNTPKIFIKQYKSKRG from the exons ATGTTTATCTCAAGGGTGGCCCCTCGCCTCAGTCTGCTTTGCAGAGCAACTG GTGCACTTCAGACTCCAGTACAGTCATTGCGTGGATCTCTACTGCCCGTCTTCCCTGCTTGCTGCTCTTCTCTAAATGGAAAACCCAGAAACTATGGAACAGCAGCAGATAACACACAGCCTCCTCAACCCTGGGTGGCACTGGAGCCAGAGCTGGAAGAGTTCCTCGTCCCTCGTAATCTATCAGTGTCCCCACTGGAGAGCTGGCTCTCCCTgcactactccctccctcccctgctaGAGGCTCCTCAGCCCCTGGAGGAAGGAGATGTGATGGTGGACACCAAGGTGTTGCCCCCATTTGCAGTCCCTCTACTGGAGGAGGGTGATGGCTCTGTCACACCCCTCAGCTGTAAGAACGTGCTGGAGATCCGGCGGCGGAAGATGAACAGGCACAAGTACAAGAAGCTGCTGAAACGCACCAAGTTCCTGAGGAGGCGAGTGCTGGAGGGCAGGAGGAAAAAGAAGCAG AAACGCTTTGAGAAGGATCTTCAGAGGATCTGGATGAGAGCTGGACTGAAGAAAGCCCCAGAGGGATGGAACACACCCAAAATCTTCATTAAACAGTACAAGTCCAAGAGGGGATGA
- the LOC106567254 gene encoding matrix remodeling-associated protein 8, which yields MHTHHRVAAYRLLSRLSRRSWKRKKDMLLLFLISAVFFVPSAWGQSSSSLGVVVEARNITLPAGTQAVLPCNSPRMVWTRDRLKDRQRVVHWDLVRSIPEYSVERILDMSPGVKERVYNGFNKGRITIPKTAFTDGNFSLVINNVGAADRGVYSCNLHHHYCQLHQSIKIQLNTTKLARKEKRYWDGDKTVFVVLLGSSVVLPCVNRRPLWTEGQQEDQQQVAHWDWQPPGVRPDLADRLVDLYASGERRQYGPLFPMDKMSVSEDAFSVGDFSLTISNLQPIDKGLYSCHLHHHYCGLQERRIFRLMVGPPLPPPPLVLTAAPAVPHALPNDDPSHNVVELERPRVFNVILPEHRGHFFQQLGYILATFFLLAFIITTVIVLTRRRRERGLEYDLQRSKRRGHVTGHEDIALDATELKVCNQEHLNSDYKNNLLKERDMSKDRNKEIDGKLWK from the exons ATGCACACACATCACCGTGTTGCAGCCTACCGTCTTTTGTCCCGTCTTTCGAGGAGAAGTtggaaaagaaagaaagacatgTTGCTGCTGTTTCTGA TTTCTGCTGTCTTCTTCGTGCCCAGTG CATGGGGCCAGAGCAGCAGCAGTctaggtgtggtggtggaggccCGTAACATCACCCTCCCAGCCGGGACCCAGGCGGTACTGCCCTGCAACAGCCCCCGCATGGTGTGGACCCGGGACCGCCTGAAGGACCGCCAGAGGGTGGTCCACTGGGACCTGGTCCGGAGCATACCAGAGTACTCTGTGGAAAGGATACTGGACATGTCCCCCGGGGTCAAAGAGAGAGTCTACAATGGGTTCAACAAGGGCCGCATAACCATCCCCAAAACCGCCTTCACTGACGGGAACTTCTCCCTTGTCATCAACA ATGTGGGAGCAGCTGACCGAGGTGTTTATAGTTGTAACCTGCACCACCACTACTGCCAGCTGCACCAATCCATCAAGATACAACTCAACACCACCAAGTTAG CCCGTAAGGAGAAGCGCTACTGGGACGGGGACAAGACTGTGTTTgtggtgttgctggggagctcaGTGGTGTTGCCGTGTGTGAACCGGCGGCCCCTGTGGACGGAGGGccagcaggaggaccagcagcaGGTAGCCCACTGGGACTGGCAGCCCCCTGGTGTGAGACCTGATTTGGCTGACCGCCTGGTGGACCTGTACGCTTCCGGAGAGCGCAGACAGTATGGACCGCTCTTCCCCATGGATAAGATGAGTGTTTCTGAGGATGCCTTCTCTGTAGGGGACTTCTCTCTGACCATCTCTAACCTGCAGCCCATCGACAAGGGCCTGTACTCCTGCCACCTGCACCACCACTACTGTGGCCTGCAGGAGAGACGCATCTTCAGACTCATGGTGGGGCCTCCACTCCCCCCACCTCCTCTGGTCCTCACTGCAGCTCCTGCTGTCCCCCACGCACTCCCCAATGACGACCCAA GCCACAACGTGGTTGAACTTGAGAGGCCACGAGTATTCAACGTGATCCTCCCTGAGCACCGAGGGCACTTCTTCCAGCAGCTGGGTTACATCCTGGCTACCTTCTTCCTCCTAGCCTTCATCATCACAACAGTCATTGTGCTTACCCGAcgacgcagagagagag GGCTGGAGTATGACCTGCAAAGATCTAAACG GAGGGGTCATGTGACTGGCCATGAGGACATTGCATTGGACGCCACGGAGCTGAAGGTCTGCAACCAGGAACACCTGAATTCAG ATTACAAAAACAACttactgaaagagagagatatgtcCAAAGACCGCAATAAAG aaaTCGATGGAAAGTTGTGGAAGTGA